One segment of Saprospiraceae bacterium DNA contains the following:
- a CDS encoding aminotransferase class V-fold PLP-dependent enzyme, producing the protein MNNNIPYPPNPGTETLDPSDWEKMRLLGHQMVDDMAQFLRDIGEQPVWRKPSDAAKEYLQEGVPQLPQDIADIYADFKKHILPYHNGNIHPRFWGWVKGTGSMQSALAEMLAAAMNPNVSLGDQAAMYVEKQVIEWCKHMMHYPQNASGLLVSGASMANATALIVARNASDENIRKEGLQGRKAKLTLYASAQTHSCIARAAEMLGLGTDALRHVRVDSHYTLDVGHLKECIARDEAAGYRPFCIVANVGTVNTGAIDPLEALVDICKEKGLWLHVDGAFGALARLLPEYEDALKWLSYANSIAFDLHKWMYLPYNVGCVLVREGDTHRNAFSYSADYLTHHERGFAAGPEGMSNYGPELSRDFKALKVWMTLKEHGVEKFVRLIRQNIEQARYLARRIAQTPGLELMASVPLNIVCFRYNPGFLNIHELNLLNREILMQLHESGIAVPSYTVLQQAYCLRVAIANHRTTTADLELLIEAVLKIGKKCVKFETAT; encoded by the coding sequence ATGAACAACAACATACCCTACCCTCCCAACCCCGGCACCGAAACACTTGACCCATCGGATTGGGAAAAAATGCGGCTGCTTGGCCATCAAATGGTGGACGACATGGCGCAGTTTTTACGGGACATCGGCGAACAGCCAGTCTGGCGCAAACCTTCCGATGCCGCAAAAGAATATCTGCAAGAGGGTGTGCCGCAGCTTCCTCAAGACATCGCGGACATATACGCCGATTTCAAGAAACATATATTGCCTTATCACAATGGCAACATACACCCCCGCTTTTGGGGCTGGGTGAAAGGAACAGGCTCCATGCAATCCGCTTTGGCTGAGATGCTCGCGGCGGCGATGAACCCCAATGTGTCGCTCGGAGACCAAGCTGCCATGTATGTGGAAAAACAAGTCATAGAGTGGTGCAAACATATGATGCACTATCCTCAAAACGCGAGTGGCCTATTGGTTAGCGGCGCATCCATGGCCAACGCCACAGCTCTAATTGTGGCACGCAACGCGTCTGACGAAAATATCCGCAAGGAAGGGCTGCAAGGACGCAAAGCTAAATTGACGCTATACGCATCCGCCCAAACACATAGTTGCATCGCCCGAGCGGCTGAAATGCTCGGTTTGGGAACGGATGCGCTGCGTCATGTTCGGGTAGATAGCCACTATACGCTCGATGTAGGGCACCTAAAGGAGTGCATTGCCCGCGACGAGGCGGCGGGTTATCGCCCCTTCTGCATCGTGGCCAATGTGGGCACGGTCAACACGGGTGCAATAGACCCATTGGAAGCATTGGTAGATATATGCAAGGAAAAAGGCTTGTGGCTTCATGTTGATGGCGCATTTGGCGCGCTGGCGCGCCTGCTGCCAGAATATGAAGATGCCTTGAAGTGGCTTAGCTATGCCAACAGTATCGCCTTCGATTTGCACAAATGGATGTATCTGCCATACAATGTGGGTTGTGTGCTCGTGCGCGAAGGCGACACGCATCGAAACGCCTTCTCTTACAGTGCCGATTATTTGACACATCACGAGCGAGGCTTTGCCGCCGGGCCGGAGGGGATGTCGAACTATGGGCCAGAGCTTTCTCGCGATTTCAAAGCCCTGAAAGTGTGGATGACGCTCAAAGAGCACGGCGTTGAAAAATTCGTTCGTCTTATTCGACAAAATATCGAGCAAGCAAGATATCTCGCTCGGCGTATCGCCCAGACGCCCGGCTTGGAGCTCATGGCATCAGTCCCACTCAACATCGTGTGCTTTCGTTACAATCCCGGGTTTTTGAACATCCACGAGCTGAATCTCTTGAACCGAGAGATATTGATGCAGCTGCACGAGAGCGGCATCGCAGTGCCATCCTATACAGTGTTACAGCAAGCATATTGCCTGCGAGTGGCTATCGCCAATCATCGCACCACGACGGCTGATTTGGAACTCTTGATAGAAGCCGTGTTGAAAATCGGGAAAAAGTGCGTCAAGTTTGAAACGGCGACCTAA
- the mqnC gene encoding dehypoxanthine futalosine cyclase, whose amino-acid sequence MNISDLLHRALHFEWLSPEEGVFLFENASTAELMYVGNSMRQHHVPSKIVTWIIDRNSNTTNVCIANCKFCNFYRRPGHEESYITTMAQYRTKIEETFRLGGEQLLLQGGHHPDLGLSFYAELFRQLKSEYPNLKLHALGPPEIAHIAKLEGMSHYDVLKELKTAGLDSLPGAGAEILNDRVRRLISKGKCGGEEWLDVMRAAHQLRLTTSATMMFGHIETNLERMEHFAAIRQVQSEKPADAKGFLAFIPWPFQDEDTILKKLKRARNAVTGDEYVRMIAMSRIMLPNVVNIQASWLTVGKQVAQVCLHAGANDFGSIMIEENVVSAAGARFRFTADGIQQAIREAGFVPQLRNQQYEFRDLPPNMAQQELDRVAMVVD is encoded by the coding sequence ATGAATATCTCCGACCTCCTACACCGCGCCCTCCACTTCGAGTGGCTTTCGCCCGAAGAGGGTGTTTTTTTGTTTGAAAATGCCTCCACCGCCGAATTGATGTATGTGGGCAATTCCATGCGTCAGCATCACGTGCCCAGCAAAATCGTGACTTGGATTATTGACAGAAACTCGAATACGACCAATGTGTGTATCGCCAATTGCAAGTTCTGCAATTTCTATCGGCGGCCTGGCCACGAGGAGTCGTACATCACCACGATGGCGCAATATCGCACGAAAATAGAAGAGACTTTCCGATTGGGCGGCGAGCAGCTTTTGTTGCAAGGTGGTCACCATCCCGACTTGGGGTTGAGCTTTTACGCAGAGCTCTTCCGCCAATTAAAATCGGAGTATCCCAACCTAAAGCTTCATGCGCTCGGCCCGCCAGAGATTGCTCACATCGCCAAGTTGGAAGGCATGAGCCACTATGATGTGCTGAAAGAGCTAAAAACCGCAGGGCTTGATTCGCTGCCCGGCGCGGGGGCCGAAATTCTCAACGACCGTGTCAGGCGCTTGATTTCCAAGGGAAAATGTGGGGGCGAGGAATGGCTAGATGTGATGCGGGCTGCCCACCAGCTGCGTCTTACGACCTCTGCGACCATGATGTTTGGGCACATCGAGACCAATCTTGAGCGCATGGAACATTTCGCCGCCATACGTCAGGTTCAATCCGAAAAACCCGCAGACGCAAAAGGGTTTTTAGCGTTCATCCCTTGGCCTTTCCAAGATGAAGACACGATTTTGAAAAAACTCAAACGCGCTCGCAATGCCGTCACGGGCGATGAGTATGTGCGTATGATTGCTATGAGCCGCATCATGCTTCCCAACGTGGTCAATATCCAAGCTTCTTGGCTGACCGTAGGCAAACAGGTGGCACAAGTTTGCCTTCATGCGGGGGCTAATGATTTTGGCAGCATCATGATTGAGGAAAATGTGGTGTCAGCCGCGGGAGCGCGTTTTCGTTTTACCGCGGATGGCATTCAACAGGCGATTCGAGAGGCTGGGTTTGTGCCTCAGCTGAGAAATCAACAGTATGAATTCCGTGACTTGCCTCCCAACATGGCACAACAGGAGTTAGACAGAGTGGCTATGGTGGTGGATTAA
- a CDS encoding carboxypeptidase regulatory-like domain-containing protein — protein sequence MSSSIKYALLFFSLLLPLHWAIAQTLRGTVRDVVTGEALIGANVSLAASADSTPITTQSNAAGEYLFQSLRPGYYTLTVTYGGYRPMTIREISVAGGKETLLDINYDQNMDLPQLTVVNAAARRPLQPLGAIPLTREQTLRFPATFFDPARLAMAYPGVMNNDDQANGLSVRGNSPAFMRWRLEGVDVVNPNHLTNAGTISDRPTAAAGGVLMFSAQLLDNSSLLTGSFPAGYGEALGGIMDINLRSGNTRQHEFTAQAGLIGLDIAAEGPLFQRGKNSYLFNYRYSTVGLLGQMGISFGDEQIDFQDLSFKFNFQGKNGGEWSLFGLGGLSNNVFEHKSDSTAIKEFKDFFDVDYQSKTGVIGLSNWSPLGKKGWVKVAFAASAQSNARTSFSEQYAEYDSYDYVDESKLSGSITLSQRLHSQWRIMGGAMLTQQQYRYEALLNTMSQEIPDHRYFITQPWANATWSSRDEKTSVQFGAHSLVFPYKNRHTIEPRLTLTHQLAPNHRLALSGGRYSAIAPLWLLKDHIDLIRAWHTGLKHTWSVVPSWVLKTEIFWQRQTDVGIDANVPTSFSLLNENEYRIFSQKEFAYRGAGENRGLELTAERYFSEGWFVLANATFFKSAYQGSDGAWRTTRWHARYIANVTGGKEWYRDKRPGQVRAFGLNGRFTWTDGIRSLPVNAAASAQVGHTVFDESAGFAANPRDYLRLDLRVYWKRSLGDRRNSTFAMDFQNALMQENVAYQYWDPYKQSVETKYQLGLIPNLSWRLEF from the coding sequence ATGTCATCATCAATCAAATATGCCCTACTATTTTTTTCACTGCTGTTGCCGTTGCATTGGGCCATTGCCCAAACTTTGAGAGGCACCGTGCGCGATGTCGTTACGGGCGAAGCATTGATAGGAGCAAATGTAAGCCTTGCCGCATCAGCCGATAGCACACCAATTACAACGCAGAGCAATGCAGCAGGAGAATATCTCTTCCAATCCCTGCGCCCCGGCTACTACACGCTGACAGTAACTTATGGAGGCTACAGACCCATGACAATTAGAGAAATCAGCGTGGCTGGCGGAAAAGAAACCCTCTTGGATATTAACTACGACCAAAACATGGATTTGCCACAGTTGACAGTGGTAAATGCAGCTGCAAGACGCCCGTTGCAGCCGTTGGGTGCCATCCCGCTCACTCGCGAACAGACACTGCGATTCCCCGCTACCTTTTTCGACCCTGCTCGATTGGCTATGGCGTATCCGGGCGTGATGAACAATGACGACCAAGCCAATGGCCTCAGCGTCAGGGGCAACAGCCCTGCTTTTATGCGTTGGCGTTTGGAAGGCGTTGATGTGGTTAATCCCAATCACCTGACCAACGCAGGCACCATCAGCGACCGGCCCACCGCCGCCGCCGGCGGGGTACTAATGTTTTCGGCTCAACTGCTCGACAACTCATCGCTGCTCACCGGGTCTTTTCCCGCTGGCTACGGAGAGGCACTGGGCGGCATCATGGATATCAATCTTCGGAGCGGCAATACCCGGCAGCACGAGTTTACCGCGCAGGCTGGTCTCATCGGACTTGATATTGCTGCCGAAGGACCATTGTTCCAACGCGGCAAAAATTCATATTTGTTCAACTATCGCTATTCCACCGTTGGGCTTTTGGGTCAAATGGGCATCTCATTTGGCGACGAGCAAATAGATTTTCAAGACCTATCCTTTAAATTCAATTTTCAAGGGAAAAACGGTGGTGAATGGTCGCTTTTTGGTTTGGGTGGGCTGAGCAACAACGTGTTCGAACACAAATCCGATTCGACTGCGATCAAGGAGTTCAAAGATTTTTTCGACGTTGACTATCAGTCAAAAACAGGAGTCATTGGGCTATCCAACTGGTCGCCGTTGGGCAAAAAAGGATGGGTGAAAGTAGCGTTTGCTGCTTCAGCGCAATCGAATGCTCGCACCTCATTTTCCGAACAATACGCGGAATACGATAGCTACGACTATGTTGACGAGTCAAAATTGTCCGGCTCTATCACCCTGTCGCAGCGCCTGCACTCGCAATGGCGCATCATGGGAGGAGCCATGCTGACACAACAACAATATCGCTATGAGGCCCTGCTGAATACGATGTCGCAGGAAATTCCAGACCATCGGTATTTTATCACCCAACCTTGGGCGAACGCAACATGGAGCAGCCGCGACGAAAAAACAAGTGTGCAGTTTGGAGCACATAGTTTGGTTTTTCCATACAAAAACCGACACACAATAGAACCGCGCCTTACCCTGACACATCAGTTGGCCCCCAACCATCGCCTCGCGCTTTCCGGTGGTCGGTATAGCGCGATAGCGCCCTTATGGCTGCTCAAAGACCATATCGATTTGATTCGTGCGTGGCATACTGGCTTGAAGCACACTTGGAGCGTGGTGCCAAGTTGGGTGCTGAAAACAGAAATTTTTTGGCAGCGACAAACGGATGTAGGCATTGATGCTAACGTTCCGACATCTTTTAGTTTGCTCAATGAGAACGAGTACCGAATTTTTTCCCAAAAAGAATTTGCGTACAGAGGAGCAGGAGAAAATCGCGGCCTTGAACTGACCGCAGAACGCTACTTTTCGGAAGGGTGGTTTGTGCTTGCCAATGCCACTTTTTTTAAATCGGCATATCAAGGGAGTGATGGAGCATGGCGCACGACTCGTTGGCACGCACGCTACATTGCCAACGTCACAGGCGGCAAGGAATGGTATCGCGACAAGCGCCCCGGCCAAGTGCGTGCTTTCGGCCTCAACGGTCGCTTCACATGGACGGATGGCATTCGCTCCTTGCCCGTGAATGCCGCTGCATCGGCACAAGTTGGACACACGGTTTTTGACGAAAGCGCAGGATTTGCGGCCAACCCTCGCGATTATCTCAGGCTTGATTTAAGGGTCTACTGGAAACGCAGCCTCGGCGACCGCCGCAACAGCACCTTTGCGATGGACTTCCAAAATGCCTTGATGCAAGAAAACGTCGCTTATCAGTATTGGGACCCATACAAGCAATCGGTAGAGACGAAATATCAGCTGGGGCTTATTCCCAATTTGAGCTGGAGACTGGAGTTTTGA
- a CDS encoding histidine kinase, with translation MFPARRTMLLIVAAWFGISNIAAAQYKFGQPTQFTRENGLPVNGARLVVAGEDGFVWAGADDGLCRFDGNQFKVWRRDPDNPRSLLDNNIFSILPEKDEVWVATGQGISVLNVRADTFRHYQITATGKAATLTRDFGHSVSVLFKDSAGDIWLGTRSHGLWKFRPESDDFYQYPYPPEAYPAISPMLDSPQSVLSIESDGDSLVWAGTPAGLQQVNKRTGEVRWFTFPQKDKDYQVNVNAFRRLCYHSDGKLYVGSWGAGVSVFDPEKQTLEPLFLKNKYGSDILQTPTAKILSRNTDELWITTLNGLVIYHTRWREVVFVKHNKHIKQELYGAESIDKDGRAWQRNLRGIQCFDPLMQQFAQYSYSDLHTEWGFTFYVLPEIESDGLIVCPRYTDGIYRFDKLSHTWTKFPFNRQVAVRGFSRRRDGLYVVSAEEGLFTWLPTKGGQLRPEKPVPGIRFKRWGDVLAARDDKIWLCATGEGLVCLDPSKRQPRIFGAESLQATEEESLLRIGGLFEDSRGNIWFARDGGLGVYDAAHDTIFNFIYKKSSTNSFPVVFDFTEDKKGRVWLVSSDGWLGWANPAQPQLGVTFKFNIASKGILENLYDIAADVNGDIWSYTEKELLKINAETLELTTFNFRYGVKEADFYHFSVLPSGELVFGGRNDIVLANPAELQRNRELPVPYVTEIHVSNKSRHYESLYGGEPVRLQYWENFFSVGFSARAFTLGNETRFRYRLAGFDDWTEVSNRRFANYTNVPGGKYVFQLQAANNEGVWNEKLLEIPVFVATAWWATWWFRGAVLLAIGGIVYGAYQYRVGQIRRKERLKTEYEKRLAQVEMSALLAQMNPHFLFNSLNSIDSYIIKNESKKASEYLNNFARLVRLILQQSRSGHISLADELEVLDLYLQMESLRFDNCFDYKIEVAESLRTSSIVIPPMLIQPFLENAIWHGLRHISKERCEGKILLKIAREGEYLRCVIEDNGIGREESAALKAGKNGNHHKKSMGMSITRDRIDLINKLRKMDARVEIIDLKDENGQATGTRVELTIPV, from the coding sequence GTGTTCCCAGCCCGCCGGACCATGTTGCTCATTGTGGCAGCGTGGTTTGGCATCTCCAATATCGCGGCAGCGCAATACAAATTTGGCCAACCCACGCAGTTTACGAGGGAAAACGGGTTGCCCGTCAATGGTGCGCGGTTGGTGGTGGCGGGCGAGGATGGCTTTGTTTGGGCGGGCGCTGACGATGGGCTTTGCCGATTCGACGGAAATCAATTCAAAGTTTGGCGGCGCGACCCAGACAATCCCCGCTCTTTGCTTGACAACAACATATTCAGCATTTTGCCAGAAAAAGATGAAGTGTGGGTGGCGACCGGACAAGGCATTTCGGTGCTCAATGTCCGCGCCGACACTTTCAGGCATTATCAAATCACGGCAACAGGAAAGGCCGCCACCTTGACCCGCGATTTTGGCCACAGTGTCTCGGTGTTGTTCAAAGATTCGGCAGGTGATATTTGGCTCGGGACACGTTCTCATGGTCTTTGGAAATTCCGCCCCGAGAGCGACGATTTTTACCAATATCCCTACCCACCAGAAGCTTACCCGGCCATTTCGCCGATGCTGGACTCTCCGCAATCGGTTCTTAGTATCGAGTCGGATGGCGATTCCTTGGTTTGGGCTGGCACACCCGCAGGCTTACAGCAGGTGAACAAGCGAACGGGCGAGGTGCGCTGGTTCACTTTTCCGCAAAAAGACAAAGATTATCAAGTGAATGTGAATGCTTTTCGGCGCTTGTGTTACCATAGTGACGGGAAATTGTATGTGGGCAGCTGGGGGGCGGGCGTTTCGGTTTTTGACCCCGAAAAACAAACGCTCGAACCACTATTTTTGAAAAATAAATATGGCAGTGACATCCTGCAAACGCCGACTGCCAAAATTTTGAGCCGCAACACCGACGAGCTTTGGATAACAACGTTGAATGGGCTGGTCATTTACCACACTCGCTGGCGAGAAGTCGTTTTTGTCAAACACAACAAACATATCAAACAGGAATTGTACGGGGCCGAAAGCATTGATAAAGACGGGCGAGCTTGGCAACGCAACTTGCGAGGCATCCAATGCTTCGACCCACTGATGCAGCAATTTGCCCAATACTCATACAGTGATTTGCACACGGAGTGGGGGTTCACGTTTTACGTCCTGCCCGAAATCGAGAGCGATGGCCTCATCGTATGCCCTCGTTATACCGATGGCATATACAGGTTCGACAAATTGAGCCACACATGGACGAAGTTCCCTTTCAACAGGCAGGTCGCGGTGCGCGGATTCTCGCGCCGGCGCGATGGGCTGTATGTGGTGTCCGCGGAAGAAGGATTGTTTACTTGGTTGCCAACGAAGGGCGGTCAGTTGCGCCCAGAAAAGCCAGTTCCAGGCATTCGTTTTAAACGATGGGGAGATGTGTTGGCTGCTCGCGACGACAAGATTTGGCTTTGCGCTACTGGCGAAGGACTTGTTTGTCTCGACCCCAGCAAACGCCAGCCGCGTATTTTTGGTGCGGAGAGCTTGCAGGCCACCGAAGAAGAGAGTTTGCTCAGAATCGGGGGGTTATTTGAGGATAGCCGAGGCAATATCTGGTTCGCCCGGGATGGCGGGTTGGGCGTGTACGATGCTGCCCACGACACGATTTTCAACTTTATTTACAAAAAATCAAGCACAAACAGTTTTCCGGTAGTGTTTGATTTTACGGAAGACAAAAAGGGACGGGTGTGGTTGGTAAGCAGCGACGGCTGGTTGGGGTGGGCGAACCCCGCTCAACCTCAGTTGGGCGTGACGTTTAAGTTTAACATCGCAAGCAAAGGCATTTTGGAAAATCTGTACGACATCGCGGCAGACGTAAATGGTGATATTTGGAGTTACACGGAAAAAGAGTTGCTTAAAATCAATGCGGAGACGTTGGAGCTGACCACTTTCAACTTTCGATATGGCGTGAAAGAAGCCGATTTTTATCACTTCTCTGTTCTTCCTTCGGGCGAATTGGTGTTTGGCGGACGCAACGACATCGTGTTGGCCAACCCAGCAGAACTTCAGCGCAACCGCGAACTGCCGGTGCCTTATGTCACGGAGATTCATGTGTCGAACAAATCTCGCCACTACGAGTCCCTATATGGCGGAGAGCCAGTCCGATTACAGTATTGGGAGAACTTTTTTTCCGTGGGCTTCTCGGCGAGAGCCTTTACGCTCGGCAACGAAACGCGCTTCCGCTATCGGCTCGCGGGATTCGATGATTGGACGGAAGTGAGCAACCGTCGGTTTGCCAACTACACAAACGTGCCGGGAGGCAAGTATGTGTTTCAATTGCAAGCAGCCAACAACGAAGGCGTTTGGAACGAAAAACTGCTCGAAATCCCAGTGTTTGTAGCCACTGCTTGGTGGGCCACATGGTGGTTTAGGGGAGCTGTGTTGCTTGCCATCGGCGGCATCGTCTATGGGGCTTATCAGTATCGTGTCGGCCAAATTCGTCGGAAAGAACGCCTCAAGACCGAATATGAAAAGAGGTTGGCACAAGTAGAAATGAGCGCCCTGTTGGCCCAGATGAACCCCCATTTCCTGTTCAACAGCCTTAATTCGATAGACAGCTATATCATCAAAAACGAATCGAAAAAAGCCTCAGAATACCTAAACAACTTTGCCCGACTAGTGCGGCTGATTCTCCAACAGTCGCGTTCAGGCCACATAAGTCTGGCAGATGAGCTGGAAGTGCTTGACCTGTATCTGCAAATGGAAAGCTTGCGCTTCGACAATTGTTTTGATTATAAGATTGAAGTAGCGGAATCCTTGCGCACGTCAAGTATCGTGATTCCTCCCATGCTCATTCAACCTTTTTTGGAAAATGCGATTTGGCATGGATTGCGGCACATATCCAAAGAGAGATGCGAGGGTAAAATTCTGCTAAAAATCGCTCGCGAGGGAGAATACTTGCGCTGTGTGATAGAGGACAACGGTATTGGCCGTGAAGAATCGGCAGCCTTAAAAGCAGGGAAAAATGGGAATCATCACAAAAAATCAATGGGCATGAGTATTACCCGCGACCGCATTGACCTCATCAACAAACTTCGCAAAATGGATGCCCGCGTTGAAATCATTGATTTAAAGGACGAGAACGGACAAGCAACCGGAACGCGCGTGGAACTGACGATACCAGTGTGA
- a CDS encoding energy transducer TonB has product MKTIFALALTSLCLWSVATAQTPPHFRRMETKVFLDEEAPAPKAHNELSTSRSRIRNAWFPNFKQYVREHIQYPGAARETGLEGAVGAEAVVRTDGKLTDVRIVEPLSYSCDKAVKKMLSSMPPWNAARRDGVPVEQKVFVRVHFKLELF; this is encoded by the coding sequence GTTGCGACCGCTCAAACGCCGCCCCATTTTCGCCGAATGGAAACCAAAGTCTTTCTTGACGAGGAAGCGCCTGCACCGAAAGCACACAATGAACTTTCGACTTCAAGGAGCAGAATTAGAAATGCGTGGTTCCCCAATTTCAAGCAGTATGTGCGTGAGCATATCCAATATCCCGGTGCGGCCCGCGAAACTGGCTTGGAGGGCGCGGTCGGAGCGGAAGCCGTGGTGCGGACGGATGGCAAACTGACGGATGTTCGGATTGTCGAACCACTTAGCTACAGCTGCGACAAGGCAGTGAAAAAAATGCTATCGAGTATGCCCCCGTGGAATGCCGCGCGTCGTGACGGAGTGCCTGTCGAACAAAAGGTGTTTGTTCGGGTGCACTTCAAACTTGAGTTGTTTTAA
- a CDS encoding acyl-CoA thioesterase, whose product MTKAPDSMHTIRFMHCDPFNHLSNTRYLEYFINAREDHLLHNYGFDIYDHAAKTGESWVVAQNQIAYLTPARAMERVLIQSSILEWNSSDVLVEMQMWNESCTKVKAMLWTRYVHVNLRTQKRTLHSEYVNGLFKQWETPLSRRMPFEERVAAMKETVVSVSH is encoded by the coding sequence ATGACAAAGGCTCCCGATTCGATGCACACCATCCGTTTCATGCACTGCGACCCGTTCAATCACCTGAGCAACACACGCTATCTCGAATATTTTATCAATGCGCGGGAAGACCATCTGCTGCACAACTATGGATTCGACATTTACGACCATGCAGCCAAAACGGGCGAATCGTGGGTAGTAGCGCAAAACCAGATTGCCTACCTGACTCCGGCGCGTGCTATGGAAAGAGTACTCATCCAGTCGTCCATTTTGGAATGGAACTCAAGCGACGTTTTGGTAGAAATGCAAATGTGGAATGAGTCCTGCACCAAAGTGAAAGCGATGCTTTGGACGAGATATGTTCATGTGAATCTGCGCACCCAAAAACGAACGCTTCATTCAGAGTATGTCAATGGCCTCTTCAAGCAATGGGAAACCCCCTTGTCGCGCAGGATGCCCTTCGAGGAGCGAGTCGCGGCAATGAAGGAAACCGTTGTCAGCGTGTCCCATTAA
- a CDS encoding response regulator transcription factor, translating to MIKAVIIDDERPSIETLQWKLENYCPEVVVEAAFDNPAEGVDFLKKNTPNLLFLDIEMPMLNGFDVLEELGRDVSFDIIFTTAYDNFGIQAVKFSALDYLLKPVQNKELKEAIEKHLRKTNRSIPAEQIDALLSNVHAERKGKRARVALASKESIEFVDPNDIVVCVASSNYTEVYLCNGAKRLISKTLKEFEDLLSPYDFFRPHHSHLVNLNRVREFVRGDGGYLILENKMQVAVSKSKREELLTLLS from the coding sequence ATGATAAAAGCAGTCATCATAGACGATGAGCGACCCAGCATCGAGACGCTACAATGGAAGCTCGAGAACTATTGCCCAGAGGTAGTAGTGGAAGCCGCCTTCGACAACCCTGCGGAGGGGGTGGACTTTTTGAAAAAAAACACGCCCAACCTGCTTTTTCTCGACATCGAAATGCCCATGCTCAATGGCTTCGACGTGCTGGAGGAATTAGGCCGAGATGTGTCTTTCGATATTATTTTTACCACTGCCTACGACAATTTTGGCATACAAGCCGTCAAATTCAGTGCGCTTGATTATTTGCTAAAACCCGTTCAAAACAAAGAGCTTAAAGAGGCCATCGAGAAACATTTGCGAAAAACAAACAGAAGCATCCCCGCAGAACAAATAGATGCCCTATTGAGCAATGTACACGCCGAGCGGAAGGGCAAACGTGCTCGCGTGGCGCTCGCTTCAAAAGAAAGTATCGAGTTTGTTGACCCCAACGACATAGTGGTGTGCGTGGCCAGCAGCAACTATACCGAAGTTTACCTTTGTAATGGCGCAAAACGACTGATTTCCAAGACGTTGAAAGAATTTGAAGACCTGTTGTCGCCGTATGATTTTTTTCGGCCCCATCATTCGCATCTCGTCAACCTCAATCGAGTGCGAGAATTCGTGCGGGGCGACGGTGGATACTTGATTTTAGAAAATAAAATGCAAGTAGCCGTCTCGAAAAGCAAGCGCGAAGAACTGCTGACCCTGCTCTCCTGA